A region from the Benincasa hispida cultivar B227 chromosome 8, ASM972705v1, whole genome shotgun sequence genome encodes:
- the LOC120082461 gene encoding cinnamoyl-CoA reductase 1 produces the protein MSTTQNPELVCVTGGSGCIGSWLVHLLLLRGYSVHATVQNLKDESETKHLEDLEGADARLRLFQIDLLDYDSIVPAVTGCAGVFHVASPCIVEPVEDPERDLLDPAIKGTINVLTAAKEAGVRRVVVTSSISAMIPNPNWPANVVRNEESWTDIDYCKQKGLWYSVSKTLAEKAAWDFAKEKGLEVVVINPGTVMGPVFPPRINASMQMLLKLLEGCSETFKDVFIGVVHFKDVALAHILVYENKSATGRHFCAESIARYSDYVAKAAELFPQYKVPRSIEDTQPDLVRAKDGAKKLMNLGLEFIPMEQILKDAVEDLKKKGYIS, from the exons atgtcgACGACTCAGAATCCCGAACTGGTTTGTGTCACCGGCGGCAGCGGCTGTATCGGATCCTGGCTCGTTCACCTCCTCCTCCTCCGCGGCTACTCCGTTCACGCCACCGTCCAAAACCTCA AGGACGAGAGCGAAACCAAGCATTTGGAAGATTTAGAAGGAGCGGATGCTCGTCTTCGTCTCTTCCAAATCGACCTCCTCGATTATGACTCCATTGTCCCTGCCGTGACTGGTTGCGCCGGTGTCTTCCACGTCGCGTCTCCTTGCATTGTTGAACCTGTAGAGGATCCTGAG AGGGATTTGTTGGATCCGGCTATCAAAGGAACCATCAACGTCCTGACGGCGGCTAAGGAGGCTGGGGTAAGACGCGTAGTGGTGACTTCTTCCATTTCCGCCATGATTCCGAACCCTAACTGGCCTGCGAATGTTGTAAGGAATGAAGAATCCTGGACCGATATTGATTACTGCAAGCAAAAGGGG CTGTGGTATTCAGTTTCAAAAACTCTAGCAGAAAAGGCTGCTTGGGATTTTGCCAAGGAGAAAGGATTGGAAGTGGTGGTTATTAATCCAGGCACAGTCATGGGCCCTGTGTTTCCTCCCAGAATTAATGCAAGCATGCAAATGCTTTTAAAACTTCTCGAGG GGTGCAGTGAGACATTCAAGGACGTTTTTATTGGAGTAGTGCACTTTAAAGATGTTGCATTAGCACACATTTTGGTCTATGAAAACAAATCAGCTACAGGAAGGCACTTTTGTGCAGAGTCCATAGCTCGTTACTCTGACTATGTAGCGAAGGCTGCTGAACTCTTCCCTCAGTATAAGGTACCCAG ATCGATAGAAGATACACAGCCTGATTTGGTGAGAGCAAAAGATGGAGCCAAGAAGTTGATGAACCTGGGGCTGGAATTCATCCCAATGGAACAAATCCTCAAGGACGCCGTTGAGGATCTAAAAAAGAAGGGCTATATTTCCTGA